The following coding sequences are from one Devosia neptuniae window:
- a CDS encoding phosphatase PAP2 family protein, translated as MLQNFIRSRPYRALRDFVKAEALLLSGIALVSGLILGFLRLADEMLEGETEAFDRAILMLFRDKANIDQVIGPPWVQEMVRDVTALGSFAILGLLVTGVVVYLVLARMRGMALLVLVSVLGGTVLSTVLKMGYDRPRPDLVTSSHQFTASFPSGHAMLSAVTFLTLGAILAQVAPTRALRIFAISGAIFLTLIVGISRLYMGVHFPSDVLAGWCLGAAWALGCSLVAFWLQRRGAVEPPAGKTQA; from the coding sequence ATGCTGCAAAACTTTATCCGTTCCCGCCCCTATCGGGCCCTGCGCGATTTCGTCAAAGCCGAGGCGCTGCTGCTGAGCGGCATAGCGCTGGTCAGCGGGCTGATCCTGGGATTTTTGCGGCTGGCCGATGAAATGCTGGAGGGGGAGACGGAGGCGTTTGACCGCGCCATTCTGATGCTGTTCCGCGACAAGGCCAATATCGACCAGGTCATCGGGCCGCCCTGGGTGCAGGAAATGGTGCGCGACGTGACGGCGCTGGGAAGCTTTGCGATTCTGGGCCTGTTGGTAACTGGGGTCGTCGTCTATCTCGTGCTGGCGCGGATGCGGGGCATGGCCCTGCTGGTGCTGGTTTCGGTATTGGGCGGGACCGTGCTCAGTACGGTGCTCAAGATGGGCTATGACCGGCCGCGGCCGGACCTGGTCACCTCTTCGCACCAGTTCACCGCCAGTTTTCCCAGCGGCCATGCCATGCTGTCGGCAGTGACATTTCTGACGCTGGGGGCGATTCTGGCGCAGGTGGCGCCGACGCGGGCCCTGCGCATCTTTGCCATCAGCGGGGCGATCTTCCTGACGCTGATCGTGGGCATCAGCCGGCTCTATATGGGGGTGCATTTCCCCAGCGACGTGCTGGCAGGCTGGTGCCTGGGCGCCGCCTGGGCGCTGGGCTGCAGCCTGGTTGCCTTCTGGCTGCAGCGGCGGGGTGCGGTGGAGCCGCCGGCCGGGAAAACTCAGGCATAG
- a CDS encoding D-amino acid dehydrogenase, whose amino-acid sequence MKILVLGSGVIGTTTAYYLARDGHEVTVIDRQPGPALETSFANAGEISPGYASPWAGPGIPQKAIKWLMMTHPPLILRASLDPAMIEWMLRILANCTPKAYAINKARMVRIAEYSRDLMVALRADTGIAYDERMRGTLQLFREQKQVDAAHKDIEVLEQYGVPYQVLDRAGCIAAEPGLANSPAPIAGGLRLPHDETGDCFIFTNKLADMAKALGVEFRFNTSIEAIEQQGDRITAVKTSAGTLTADHYVLAMGSFTPLLAKTIGLKLPIYPVKGYSITAPISDAAKAPVSTVLDESYKIAITRLGDRIRVGGMAELSGYNNRLDPKRRDTLAHCVNDLFPGASDTASASFWTGMRPMTPDGTPVLGRARQANLFINAGHGTLGWTMACGSGRAIADLIAGKKPEIDMKDLGPERYA is encoded by the coding sequence ATGAAAATCCTCGTCCTCGGCTCCGGCGTCATCGGCACCACCACCGCCTATTATCTGGCCCGCGATGGTCACGAGGTCACCGTCATCGACCGCCAGCCGGGCCCGGCGCTTGAAACCAGCTTTGCCAATGCGGGGGAAATCTCGCCCGGCTATGCCTCGCCCTGGGCGGGGCCCGGCATTCCGCAAAAGGCCATCAAATGGCTGATGATGACCCATCCCCCGCTGATCCTGCGCGCCTCGCTCGATCCGGCCATGATCGAATGGATGCTGCGCATTCTGGCCAATTGCACACCCAAGGCCTACGCCATCAACAAGGCGCGCATGGTGCGCATCGCCGAATATAGCCGCGACCTGATGGTCGCGCTGCGGGCGGATACCGGCATCGCCTATGACGAGCGCATGCGGGGCACCTTGCAGCTGTTCCGCGAACAAAAGCAGGTTGACGCCGCCCACAAGGATATCGAGGTGCTCGAGCAATATGGCGTGCCCTATCAGGTGCTCGACCGCGCCGGCTGCATCGCCGCCGAGCCGGGCCTTGCCAATTCCCCCGCCCCGATAGCCGGCGGCCTCCGCCTGCCGCATGACGAAACCGGCGATTGCTTCATCTTCACCAACAAACTGGCCGACATGGCCAAGGCTTTGGGCGTCGAGTTCCGCTTCAACACCAGTATCGAAGCCATCGAACAGCAGGGCGACCGCATCACCGCGGTCAAGACCAGCGCCGGCACATTGACCGCCGATCACTATGTGCTGGCCATGGGCAGCTTCACCCCGCTCCTTGCCAAAACCATCGGCCTCAAGCTGCCCATCTATCCGGTCAAAGGCTATTCCATCACCGCCCCGATCAGCGACGCGGCCAAGGCCCCGGTCTCCACCGTGCTCGACGAAAGCTACAAGATCGCCATCACCCGCCTGGGCGATCGCATCCGCGTCGGCGGCATGGCCGAGCTCTCCGGCTACAACAACCGGCTCGATCCCAAGCGCCGCGACACGCTGGCCCATTGCGTCAACGATCTGTTCCCCGGCGCCAGCGACACGGCTTCAGCCAGCTTCTGGACCGGCATGCGGCCGATGACGCCCGATGGCACCCCGGTTCTGGGGCGTGCCAGGCAGGCCAATCTCTTCATCAATGCCGGTCACGGCACGTTGGGCTGGACCATGGCCTGCGGTTCGGGCCGCGCCATTGCCGATCTCATCGCCGGCAAAAAGCCCGAAATCGACATGAAGGATCTCGGCCCCGAGCGCTATGCCTGA